In Neisseria dentiae, one DNA window encodes the following:
- a CDS encoding phosphopantetheine-binding protein: MTLETQIKQMIIDSLGLEDITADDIETDAPLFGDEGLGLDSVDALELGLAVQKTFGFQLDGEKDNLRDHFASVQTLADFIRSRQV, from the coding sequence ATGACTTTAGAAACCCAAATAAAACAAATGATTATCGACAGCTTAGGCTTGGAAGACATCACCGCCGACGACATCGAAACCGATGCCCCCCTGTTTGGCGACGAAGGCTTGGGTCTGGATTCGGTAGATGCCTTGGAGCTTGGCCTGGCCGTTCAGAAAACTTTCGGTTTCCAGCTCGACGGCGAAAAAGACAATCTGCGCGACCATTTCGCCAGCGTGCAAACCTTGGCCGACTTTATCCGCAGCCGCCAAGTGTGA
- a CDS encoding lysophospholipid acyltransferase family protein yields MKTLDYYRRFFATLFGFVLFGVVGVLFKIVLLPYTLKSTRNDIPRQMQARRLIGGVWKWFVGYLTWSRVLSVNFNGLEKLGRPGQLVLANHPSLLDVVLLVSHVPEINCIVKKDLLGNPAMKSQILATGYIPNDESLEMMEEVDAVLKSGQSLLIFPEGTRTGWDGQIKLHRGAVSIGLRSADTITPVCIKMNPPNFKKSQPWYKIPPRTIHYEITVGDDINPQEWLAEKPLPIAARRLNAYLQDYFMRETT; encoded by the coding sequence ATGAAAACATTAGATTATTACCGCCGTTTTTTCGCCACGCTGTTCGGGTTTGTGCTGTTCGGCGTGGTGGGCGTGCTGTTTAAAATCGTGTTGCTGCCCTACACCTTGAAAAGCACGCGCAACGACATACCCCGCCAAATGCAGGCGCGGCGGCTGATCGGCGGCGTTTGGAAATGGTTTGTCGGTTATCTAACGTGGTCGCGCGTGTTGAGCGTGAACTTCAACGGCTTGGAAAAACTCGGCAGGCCGGGGCAACTGGTGTTGGCCAACCACCCCTCTCTGCTGGATGTGGTGCTGCTGGTCAGCCATGTGCCCGAAATCAACTGCATCGTGAAAAAAGATTTATTGGGCAACCCGGCCATGAAAAGCCAGATTCTCGCTACGGGTTATATTCCCAACGACGAATCGCTGGAAATGATGGAAGAGGTTGACGCAGTATTGAAAAGCGGCCAGAGCCTGCTGATTTTCCCGGAGGGTACGCGCACGGGCTGGGACGGCCAGATCAAGTTACACCGCGGCGCCGTTTCCATCGGGTTGCGTAGTGCCGACACCATTACCCCCGTGTGTATCAAAATGAATCCGCCCAATTTTAAAAAAAGCCAGCCGTGGTATAAAATCCCACCCCGTACCATTCATTACGAAATCACGGTAGGCGACGACATCAACCCGCAGGAGTGGCTGGCCGAAAAACCGCTGCCCATCGCCGCACGGCGGTTAAACGCTTATTTACAAGATTATTTTATGCGAGAAACGACATGA
- a CDS encoding beta-ketoacyl synthase chain length factor — protein MSLTEHCRFSFDIAAWQASSDRVAGLDAWRQWAADASFSDGLPDYKPELAFLPAMQRRRLGKAARLVCDAAWNLAEQYPAAPLVFASHDGELNRSFELWLELMKTQTVSPTSFGLSVHNAQAGQWSMLRKDMAESTALATGGDGLETALAEACALLQEGREQVLVVLADDPLLEEYAVTAERAPMTYALAMVVQPGRQYTLSLFSDNTPEAGSMPYWGALDWIRFMLSNSTQETRHFGTRRWLWQKTS, from the coding sequence ATGAGCCTCACCGAACACTGCCGTTTTTCTTTCGATATCGCCGCATGGCAGGCTTCGTCGGACCGTGTGGCGGGTTTGGATGCCTGGCGGCAGTGGGCGGCAGACGCTTCTTTTTCAGACGGCCTGCCCGATTATAAACCCGAGCTGGCTTTTTTGCCTGCTATGCAGCGCCGGCGTTTGGGCAAGGCCGCGCGCTTGGTGTGCGATGCGGCATGGAATCTGGCCGAACAATACCCGGCCGCCCCGCTGGTGTTCGCTTCGCACGACGGCGAATTGAACCGCAGTTTCGAATTGTGGCTGGAATTGATGAAAACCCAAACCGTATCGCCCACGTCGTTCGGTTTGTCGGTGCATAACGCCCAAGCGGGGCAGTGGTCTATGCTGCGCAAGGATATGGCCGAAAGCACCGCGCTGGCAACAGGCGGCGACGGCTTGGAAACCGCGCTGGCCGAAGCCTGCGCCCTGCTGCAAGAAGGTAGGGAGCAGGTTTTAGTGGTGTTGGCCGACGACCCGCTGCTCGAAGAATACGCCGTAACCGCCGAGCGGGCGCCCATGACTTATGCGCTGGCTATGGTGGTGCAGCCCGGAAGGCAATACACGCTGTCGCTTTTTTCCGACAACACGCCTGAAGCCGGCAGCATGCCGTATTGGGGCGCATTAGACTGGATACGCTTTATGCTTTCAAACAGCACGCAAGAAACCAGGCATTTCGGAACACGCCGCTGGCTGTGGCAGAAAACCTCATGA
- a CDS encoding acyl carrier protein, giving the protein MTEQEIRTILTDALVNLFEIESERIMPETNLYEDLEIDSIDAIDLIDHIKRETGRKLQAEDFRSVRTVEDVVQAVLRKDAGSAQQ; this is encoded by the coding sequence ATGACCGAACAAGAAATCCGCACCATCCTCACCGATGCCCTTGTCAACCTGTTTGAAATCGAATCCGAGCGCATCATGCCCGAAACCAATCTTTATGAAGATTTGGAAATCGACAGCATCGACGCCATCGATTTAATCGACCACATCAAGCGCGAAACCGGCCGCAAGCTGCAAGCAGAAGATTTCCGCAGCGTGCGCACCGTTGAAGACGTGGTGCAGGCCGTGCTGCGCAAAGACGCAGGTTCGGCACAACAGTAA
- a CDS encoding ApeP family dehydratase, with protein MNVPLTCPITAVAPLLPHSGRMVLLDSITDYGEQHLTATATVGPDHILLQNNRLPCFLGMEIMAQGIGALTGCHARNAGRPVRLGFLLGTRKLDLFADSIPVHTRLLVKVRESVMDATGFGVFDCSLYWTDAPENEKHTLPADGLLAQASLNVYSPHQNNQDNQAV; from the coding sequence ATGAATGTGCCCCTCACCTGCCCCATTACCGCCGTCGCCCCACTGTTGCCGCACAGCGGCCGCATGGTGCTGCTCGACAGCATCACCGATTACGGCGAACAACACTTAACCGCAACCGCCACGGTAGGCCCGGATCATATCCTGCTGCAAAACAACCGCCTGCCCTGCTTTTTGGGCATGGAAATCATGGCGCAAGGCATAGGCGCGCTAACCGGCTGCCACGCCCGTAACGCCGGCAGGCCGGTTAGGCTGGGCTTTCTGTTGGGCACGCGCAAGTTGGATTTGTTTGCCGACAGCATTCCCGTACACACCCGGCTGCTGGTCAAAGTGCGGGAATCGGTGATGGATGCCACCGGCTTCGGCGTGTTCGACTGCTCGCTCTACTGGACCGACGCACCCGAAAACGAAAAACACACGCTGCCGGCCGACGGGCTGCTGGCGCAGGCTTCGCTGAACGTTTACAGCCCGCATCAAAATAATCAAGACAATCAGGCCGTCTGA
- the lolD gene encoding lipoprotein-releasing ABC transporter ATP-binding protein LolD has translation MNNIVLGCNGVAKSYNDGALNVQVLNGLNLQVAEGQSVSIIGASGSGKSTLLHILGGLDMPTSGSVNLMGNDLGKLNQKQLGDLRNRYLGFVYQFHHLLPEFSALENVMMPLLIGKKIKAEAEAQAAEMLEKVGLKARMLHRPSELSGGERQRAAIARALVTRPKCLLADEPTGNLDRKNAQNVLDMMLALKSELGTSLVVVTHDDELAARFDRVMTMTDGRLADKL, from the coding sequence ATGAATAATATTGTGTTGGGCTGCAACGGGGTGGCTAAAAGCTATAACGACGGCGCGTTAAACGTGCAGGTGCTCAACGGCCTTAATCTGCAAGTGGCCGAGGGCCAAAGCGTGAGTATTATCGGTGCTTCGGGCAGCGGCAAATCGACGCTGCTGCACATACTCGGCGGCTTGGATATGCCCACTTCGGGCAGCGTGAACCTGATGGGCAACGATTTGGGCAAGCTGAACCAGAAACAGTTGGGCGATTTGCGCAACCGTTATTTGGGTTTTGTGTATCAGTTCCATCATCTGTTGCCCGAGTTTTCGGCGTTGGAAAACGTGATGATGCCGCTTTTAATCGGCAAAAAAATAAAAGCCGAAGCCGAAGCGCAGGCAGCGGAAATGTTGGAAAAAGTCGGCTTGAAAGCGCGTATGCTGCACCGTCCGAGCGAACTTTCCGGCGGCGAACGCCAGCGCGCCGCCATTGCCCGTGCGCTGGTTACCCGCCCCAAATGCCTACTGGCCGACGAGCCGACCGGCAACCTCGACCGCAAAAACGCACAAAACGTGCTGGATATGATGTTGGCGCTGAAAAGCGAGTTGGGCACCAGCTTGGTTGTGGTTACCCACGACGACGAATTGGCCGCCCGCTTCGACCGTGTGATGACCATGACCGACGGCCGTTTGGCGGATAAGTTGTAA
- a CDS encoding beta-ketoacyl-ACP synthase gives MLRRVVVTGIGAVTAFGRDWESVRSGFERGRNAVKIMDWAEQFPELEARLGAPVESYRAPEHWTRKQLRGMGRGTQMAVDAAEQALADAGLLGDGRIQDGRMGVAAGSSVGSTKDVGVMGDLVLHGNSRNFNANTYVRMMPHTIAANIGIFFGLTGRIIPTSSACSSGSQGIGYAYEAIKYGLIDMMLGGGSEEFCPSEVYVFDSLYAASRRNNEPELTPRPYDTARDGLVIGEGAGMLVLEELQHALARGAEIYAEIVGYGANSDGAHITQPQQATMQRCMEMALKDANITPDQVGYVNGHGTATEKGDIAETQATAALFGQIPLSSQKSYFGHTLGACGALESWFSIEMMNSGWFAPTVNLDNIDPLCGGVDYIRGEGREIRTDYVVNNNFAFGGVNTSLVFKRWRG, from the coding sequence GTGTTGAGACGGGTAGTGGTAACAGGCATAGGAGCCGTCACCGCCTTCGGGCGCGATTGGGAAAGCGTCCGTTCAGGCTTCGAGCGCGGCCGCAATGCCGTAAAAATCATGGATTGGGCGGAACAGTTTCCCGAACTGGAAGCACGGCTGGGCGCGCCGGTAGAAAGCTACCGCGCCCCCGAACATTGGACGCGCAAACAACTGCGCGGCATGGGCCGCGGCACCCAAATGGCCGTCGATGCAGCCGAACAGGCGCTGGCCGATGCCGGCTTGTTGGGCGACGGGCGCATCCAAGACGGCCGCATGGGCGTTGCCGCCGGCTCGTCGGTAGGCAGCACCAAAGACGTGGGCGTGATGGGCGATTTGGTGTTGCACGGCAACTCGCGCAACTTCAACGCCAACACCTATGTGCGCATGATGCCGCACACCATCGCCGCCAATATCGGCATCTTTTTCGGCCTCACCGGCCGCATCATCCCCACCTCCAGCGCCTGCTCTTCGGGCAGCCAAGGCATAGGCTACGCTTATGAAGCCATCAAATACGGCCTGATCGATATGATGCTGGGCGGCGGCAGCGAAGAATTCTGCCCCTCTGAAGTCTATGTGTTCGACTCGCTCTATGCCGCCAGCCGCCGCAACAACGAACCCGAACTGACCCCGCGCCCTTACGACACCGCCCGCGACGGCTTGGTTATCGGCGAAGGGGCAGGCATGTTGGTATTGGAAGAGCTGCAACACGCCCTTGCGCGCGGTGCCGAAATCTACGCCGAAATCGTCGGCTACGGTGCCAACAGCGACGGTGCCCACATCACCCAACCGCAACAAGCCACCATGCAGCGCTGTATGGAAATGGCGCTCAAAGACGCAAACATCACGCCCGACCAAGTCGGCTACGTCAACGGCCACGGCACCGCCACCGAAAAGGGCGACATCGCCGAAACCCAAGCCACCGCCGCCTTGTTCGGCCAAATCCCGCTCAGTTCGCAAAAAAGCTACTTCGGCCACACCCTCGGCGCCTGCGGCGCACTCGAATCATGGTTTTCCATCGAAATGATGAACAGTGGCTGGTTCGCCCCCACCGTCAACCTCGACAACATCGACCCGTTATGCGGCGGTGTGGACTACATCCGCGGCGAAGGGCGCGAAATCCGCACCGATTATGTGGTCAACAACAACTTCGCTTTCGGCGGCGTGAACACTTCGCTGGTGTTCAAACGCTGGCGCGGCTGA
- the fabG gene encoding 3-oxoacyl-ACP reductase FabG, producing the protein MNETILITGSNRGIGKAIALALAADGYDIVVHCRSRRSEAETVAEAVRQQGRQARVLQFDIADRAACREVLAADIERHGAYYGVVLNAGLTRDNAFPAFEDDDWDTVLRTNLDGFYNVLHPVVMPMIRRRKAGRIVCMASVSGLTGNRGQVNYSASKAGLIGAAKALAVELAKRKITVNCVAPGLIGTEIVDGNVPVEEILKATPAARMGTPEEVAHAVRFLMDEKAAYITRQVIAVNGGLC; encoded by the coding sequence ATGAACGAAACCATTCTGATAACCGGCTCCAACCGCGGCATAGGCAAAGCCATCGCGCTGGCGCTGGCGGCCGACGGCTACGATATCGTTGTACATTGCCGCAGCCGCCGCAGCGAAGCCGAAACCGTGGCCGAAGCCGTCCGCCAACAGGGCAGGCAGGCGCGCGTGTTGCAGTTCGACATCGCCGACCGCGCCGCCTGCCGCGAAGTATTGGCCGCCGACATCGAACGGCACGGTGCCTATTACGGCGTGGTACTCAACGCCGGCCTCACCCGCGACAACGCCTTCCCCGCCTTTGAAGACGACGATTGGGACACCGTGTTGCGCACCAACCTCGACGGCTTTTATAACGTACTGCATCCGGTGGTGATGCCGATGATACGCCGCCGCAAAGCCGGCCGCATCGTGTGTATGGCATCGGTTTCCGGCCTGACCGGCAACCGCGGCCAAGTGAATTACAGCGCCTCGAAGGCCGGCCTTATCGGCGCGGCCAAAGCGCTGGCGGTGGAGCTTGCCAAGCGTAAAATCACCGTCAACTGCGTGGCGCCCGGCCTGATCGGCACCGAAATCGTTGACGGCAACGTGCCGGTAGAAGAAATTTTAAAAGCCACGCCCGCCGCCCGCATGGGCACGCCCGAAGAAGTGGCGCACGCGGTACGGTTTCTGATGGACGAAAAAGCCGCCTATATCACGCGGCAGGTGATTGCGGTGAACGGAGGTTTGTGTTGA
- the greA gene encoding transcription elongation factor GreA — protein MQKIPLTVRGAELLKAELQHLKSVARPEVIEAIAEARSHGDLSENAEYEAAKERQGFIEGRISEVEHKLSIAHIINPAEIHAEGKVVFGATVTLEDLDTEERVRYQIVGEDEADIKENKIYVGSPIARALIGKEEGDVAEVQAPGGVREYDIVQVEYI, from the coding sequence ATGCAGAAAATTCCGTTAACCGTGCGCGGTGCAGAATTGTTAAAAGCAGAGTTGCAACATCTGAAAAGCGTTGCCCGCCCCGAAGTGATTGAAGCGATTGCCGAGGCGCGCTCGCACGGCGATTTGTCGGAAAACGCCGAATACGAAGCGGCCAAAGAACGCCAAGGCTTTATCGAAGGCCGTATTTCGGAAGTGGAACACAAACTTTCCATCGCCCACATCATCAACCCCGCAGAAATCCATGCCGAAGGCAAAGTGGTGTTCGGCGCGACGGTAACGCTGGAAGATTTGGACACCGAAGAGCGCGTGCGCTACCAAATCGTCGGTGAAGACGAGGCCGACATCAAAGAAAACAAAATCTATGTAGGCTCGCCCATCGCCCGCGCCCTGATTGGAAAGGAAGAGGGCGACGTGGCCGAAGTGCAGGCCCCGGGCGGCGTGCGCGAGTATGATATTGTGCAGGTGGAGTATATCTGA
- a CDS encoding glycosyltransferase family 2 protein → MKTLALIPHYNHPATIVRVAEAVRAFGLDVLIVDDGSRADCKPVLEETARRQGVAVLYRAANGGKGAAVKDGLAYAEQHGYTHVLQVDADAQHCLDDTAKLLAAAAQNPEAVVCGWPQYGADAPKARLYGRKITDFWNMVHTWSTDIKDGMCGFRLYPLAVALAVVREEHVGERMDFDTEILIRLYWRGVKPVWVKTPVQYAEGGVSHFRAFEDNVLISKMHARLFCEMVWRRTFGKRPSENHE, encoded by the coding sequence ATAAAAACCCTGGCGCTTATCCCCCACTACAACCACCCGGCCACCATCGTCCGGGTGGCCGAAGCGGTGCGCGCTTTCGGTTTGGACGTATTGATCGTTGACGACGGTTCGCGTGCGGACTGCAAGCCGGTGTTGGAAGAAACAGCGCGGCGGCAAGGCGTGGCGGTGCTGTACCGCGCGGCCAACGGCGGCAAGGGTGCGGCGGTGAAAGACGGTTTGGCTTATGCCGAACAACACGGCTACACCCATGTGTTGCAGGTGGATGCCGATGCGCAGCATTGTTTGGACGACACCGCCAAGCTGCTGGCCGCCGCCGCGCAAAACCCCGAAGCGGTGGTGTGCGGCTGGCCGCAATACGGCGCCGATGCGCCCAAAGCACGGCTTTACGGCCGCAAAATCACCGATTTTTGGAATATGGTGCACACTTGGTCAACCGACATCAAAGACGGCATGTGCGGTTTCCGCCTCTATCCGCTCGCCGTCGCGCTGGCCGTGGTGCGCGAAGAGCATGTGGGCGAGCGCATGGATTTCGACACCGAAATCTTAATCCGCCTCTATTGGCGCGGGGTGAAACCGGTGTGGGTGAAAACGCCGGTGCAATACGCCGAGGGCGGCGTGTCGCATTTCCGCGCTTTTGAAGACAATGTGTTAATCAGCAAAATGCATGCCCGCCTGTTTTGCGAAATGGTGTGGCGGCGCACTTTCGGCAAAAGGCCGTCTGAAAACCATGAATAA
- a CDS encoding lipoprotein-releasing ABC transporter permease subunit translates to MASLETWIGLRYLRAKKRNGFMSFITMISIAGIALGVTALIVVLSVMNGFQKEIRGQLLNVAPHAEIGYYDTGNGESWQSLRGFVKGRKEVLATAPYVADQALLANSGEVRGVQLRGVLPEEEKNVVDYGKDMPVGSFNDLKPGEFDIILGEGLAEALGAEKGGKVTVITPEGNVTPAGVVPRLKQFNVVGIVKTGVYEVDNSLAMTHIKDAQVLYRLGDGVGGLRIKLADPQNAPAFTRDLVPQAQKDKVWARDWTFSNRSYFEAVELEKRMMFIILTLIIAVAAFNLVSSLVMAVTEKQADIAILRTLGLPPAGVMKIFMVQGAFAGFFGTLIGVVCGVLLGMNVGRIVAFFEDLFGMQLINSQIYFIDYLPSDVNPDDVLVIAAISLALAFIATLYPSWRAAKTQPAEALRYE, encoded by the coding sequence ATGGCTTCTTTAGAAACTTGGATCGGTTTGCGTTACCTCAGGGCCAAAAAGCGCAACGGTTTTATGTCGTTTATTACCATGATTTCGATTGCGGGCATTGCGTTGGGCGTAACCGCGCTGATCGTGGTGCTGTCGGTGATGAACGGCTTTCAGAAAGAAATCCGCGGCCAGCTTCTGAACGTGGCGCCGCACGCCGAAATCGGCTATTACGACACCGGCAACGGCGAGAGCTGGCAGAGTTTGCGCGGCTTTGTGAAAGGGCGCAAAGAAGTTTTGGCAACCGCCCCTTATGTTGCCGATCAGGCGTTGCTGGCCAACTCGGGCGAAGTACGCGGCGTGCAGCTTCGCGGCGTGTTGCCCGAGGAAGAAAAAAACGTGGTGGATTACGGCAAAGATATGCCGGTGGGCAGCTTCAACGATTTGAAGCCCGGTGAATTCGATATTATTCTCGGCGAAGGTTTGGCCGAGGCGCTCGGCGCGGAAAAAGGCGGCAAAGTTACCGTGATTACGCCGGAAGGCAACGTTACCCCCGCCGGCGTGGTGCCGCGCCTGAAGCAGTTCAACGTGGTGGGTATCGTGAAAACGGGCGTGTACGAAGTGGATAACTCGCTGGCGATGACGCACATCAAAGACGCCCAAGTACTCTACCGTTTGGGCGACGGCGTGGGCGGTTTGCGCATCAAACTTGCCGATCCGCAGAATGCGCCCGCGTTTACCCGCGATTTGGTTCCGCAGGCGCAGAAAGACAAAGTGTGGGCGCGCGACTGGACGTTTTCCAACCGCAGCTATTTTGAAGCGGTGGAGCTGGAAAAACGTATGATGTTCATCATCTTAACGCTGATTATCGCCGTGGCGGCGTTTAATTTGGTGTCGTCGCTGGTGATGGCCGTTACCGAAAAACAGGCCGATATCGCCATTTTGCGCACGCTGGGCCTGCCGCCTGCGGGTGTGATGAAAATCTTTATGGTGCAGGGTGCGTTTGCCGGCTTTTTCGGCACCCTGATCGGCGTGGTTTGCGGCGTGCTGCTGGGTATGAACGTGGGGCGTATCGTGGCGTTTTTTGAAGATTTGTTCGGTATGCAGCTGATTAACTCGCAGATTTACTTTATCGACTACCTGCCCAGCGACGTGAATCCCGACGATGTGCTGGTGATTGCCGCCATCTCGCTGGCGCTGGCCTTTATCGCCACGCTGTATCCGAGTTGGCGGGCGGCGAAAACCCAACCTGCGGAGGCTTTGCGTTATGAATAA
- a CDS encoding AMP-binding protein, with product MMKSPLTQTLSPNLSQHVLIAANPDWTRAYFQRAVFHLSGRLKAHNVQTAALWFEDAALFACAVLAAWHAGARVLLPPNLARENAQWGGKADVWLTDAPHEKAFSDGLGNQVWDIRTLLEAVPPETGTPADWQIAADSEACLKTSGSSGEAQIMVKTAAQMEAEAVALAEAVPFACENPVVVGSVSPQHMYGFTFRFALPLTMGWTLDRPQNVYPETLLAAAAAYEKTLWIASPAVLNRLGEARNWQALQGRVAGIVSAGGVLPEATADLLEQHAVRPFEIYGSTETGVIASRRLGRAWQPFAAVAVGQSEEGALWAESPWTAGRFQTADLIEPQAEGFLLLGRRDRIIKFEDKRVSLNQIEHDLLAHEWVADAFCAPHPQHKRVAVWAALNAAGIEALRDKGRAQVAAALKTHLAATQDTVALPRYWRFAAELPRNAQSKITAADFQTAFTQAQTAPEWRECLSENPAVYCFEGRVPLDLAYFGGHFANFPLVPGVIELQWVRDLAARFDWGRRSIVRVENLKYQQFVRPNDTVSAELKYDAEKGKLTFKLENGEAACASGRIVFGAFEAV from the coding sequence ATGATGAAATCCCCACTCACCCAAACCCTATCCCCAAACCTGTCGCAACACGTTTTAATTGCCGCTAACCCCGATTGGACGCGCGCTTATTTTCAGCGTGCCGTTTTCCATCTTTCAGGCCGTCTGAAAGCGCACAACGTGCAAACCGCCGCGTTGTGGTTTGAAGACGCCGCGCTGTTCGCCTGCGCGGTGCTGGCCGCATGGCACGCGGGGGCGCGGGTGTTGCTGCCGCCGAATCTGGCGCGGGAAAACGCACAATGGGGCGGTAAGGCAGACGTTTGGCTGACCGATGCGCCGCATGAAAAAGCGTTTTCAGACGGCCTCGGAAACCAGGTTTGGGATATCCGCACCTTGTTGGAAGCCGTGCCGCCCGAAACCGGAACGCCGGCCGATTGGCAGATTGCCGCAGATTCGGAAGCCTGTCTGAAAACATCCGGCTCCAGCGGAGAAGCGCAGATTATGGTGAAAACCGCCGCGCAGATGGAGGCCGAGGCGGTTGCGCTGGCCGAGGCCGTGCCGTTTGCGTGCGAAAACCCCGTTGTTGTCGGCAGCGTCAGCCCGCAGCATATGTATGGCTTCACTTTCCGTTTCGCGCTGCCGCTCACGATGGGCTGGACGCTCGATAGGCCGCAGAATGTGTATCCCGAAACCCTGCTGGCCGCGGCCGCTGCTTATGAAAAAACGCTGTGGATTGCCAGCCCGGCGGTGCTGAACCGTTTGGGCGAAGCGCGCAACTGGCAGGCCTTGCAGGGCAGAGTGGCGGGCATCGTGTCGGCCGGCGGCGTGCTGCCCGAAGCCACTGCCGATTTGTTGGAACAACACGCCGTGCGGCCTTTTGAAATCTACGGCAGCACCGAAACCGGCGTGATCGCCTCGCGCCGGTTGGGGCGGGCATGGCAGCCGTTTGCCGCCGTTGCCGTCGGCCAAAGCGAAGAAGGCGCCTTGTGGGCTGAATCGCCGTGGACGGCGGGCCGCTTCCAAACCGCCGATTTAATCGAGCCGCAGGCGGAGGGCTTTTTATTGCTCGGCCGCCGCGACCGCATCATCAAATTCGAAGACAAACGCGTGTCGCTCAACCAAATCGAACACGACCTGCTCGCCCACGAATGGGTGGCCGATGCTTTCTGCGCCCCGCACCCGCAGCATAAGCGGGTGGCCGTGTGGGCGGCGCTGAATGCCGCAGGCATCGAAGCCTTGCGGGACAAGGGCCGGGCACAGGTGGCCGCCGCGCTGAAAACGCACTTGGCCGCCACACAGGACACCGTTGCCCTGCCGCGCTACTGGCGGTTTGCCGCAGAGCTGCCGCGCAACGCACAATCGAAAATCACCGCCGCCGATTTTCAGACGGCCTTCACGCAGGCGCAAACCGCGCCCGAATGGCGGGAATGCCTGTCTGAAAACCCCGCTGTTTACTGCTTCGAAGGCCGCGTGCCGCTAGATTTGGCGTATTTCGGCGGCCACTTCGCCAATTTTCCGCTGGTGCCCGGCGTAATCGAATTGCAGTGGGTGCGTGATTTGGCCGCGCGCTTCGACTGGGGCCGCCGCAGCATCGTGCGCGTGGAAAACCTGAAATACCAGCAGTTCGTGCGCCCGAACGACACCGTGTCTGCCGAGCTGAAATACGATGCCGAAAAAGGCAAACTGACGTTTAAGCTGGAAAACGGCGAAGCGGCATGCGCTTCGGGGCGGATTGTGTTTGGGGCGTTTGAGGCCGTCTGA